Proteins encoded in a region of the Paenibacillus sp. W2I17 genome:
- the rpsS gene encoding 30S ribosomal protein S19 has protein sequence MGRSLKKGPFIDGYMLKKVEEMEASGKKNVIKTWSRRSTIFPQFIGHTFGVYDGRKHVPVYVTEDMVGHKLGEFAPTRTYKGHTDDDKKTRR, from the coding sequence ATGGGTCGCAGTTTGAAAAAAGGGCCATTCATTGATGGCTACATGCTCAAAAAGGTAGAAGAGATGGAAGCTTCAGGTAAGAAGAACGTAATCAAAACCTGGTCCCGTCGTTCTACAATTTTCCCGCAATTCATCGGACACACATTCGGCGTTTACGATGGTCGTAAACACGTGCCAGTGTATGTAACTGAGGACATGGTCGGACACAAACTGGGTGAGTTCGCTCCAACCCGTACGTACAAAGGCCATACTGATGATGATAAGAAAACAAGAAGATAA
- the rplV gene encoding 50S ribosomal protein L22, whose protein sequence is MEAKAHAKFIRIAPRKVQLVVDLIRGKQVGEAVAILRHTPKSASPIVEKLLNSAIANAEHNYSLDVNNLVISQAYVNQGPTMKRFRPRAMGRASRINKRTSHITLVVSEK, encoded by the coding sequence ATGGAAGCAAAAGCACATGCTAAGTTTATCCGGATTGCTCCTCGTAAAGTTCAACTCGTTGTTGACTTGATTCGCGGCAAGCAAGTAGGTGAGGCGGTTGCCATTCTCCGTCACACTCCGAAATCCGCTTCTCCAATCGTTGAGAAGTTGCTTAACTCCGCTATTGCGAATGCGGAACATAACTATTCTTTGGATGTTAACAACTTGGTTATCTCGCAAGCTTACGTGAACCAAGGACCGACAATGAAACGTTTCCGCCCTCGTGCAATGGGACGTGCAAGTCGTATTAACAAACGTACTAGCCACATTACTTTGGTGGTATCTGAGAAGTAG
- the rplB gene encoding 50S ribosomal protein L2 → MPIKKYKPTSPARRNMSVSTFEEITTNQPEKSLLAPLSKQAGRNNQGKITVRHHGGGHKRKYRIIDFKRTKDGIPGRVATIEYDPNRTSNIALIHYADGEKRYIIAPKGLKVGDQVFSGPESDIKIGNALPLENIPVGTVIHNIELKPGKGGQLVRAAGTEAQLLGKEEKYVSVRLSSGEVRRILKVCRATIGSVGNQDHELIKIGKAGRSRWLGKRPEVRGVVMNPNDHPHGGGEGRAPIGRKSPMSPWGKPTLGYKTRKKNKASDKYIIRRRTK, encoded by the coding sequence GTGCCAATCAAAAAGTATAAACCAACATCCCCGGCAAGACGGAACATGTCCGTTTCTACATTTGAGGAAATCACCACAAATCAGCCGGAGAAATCGTTGTTGGCCCCGTTGAGCAAACAAGCAGGCCGCAACAACCAAGGTAAAATTACAGTTCGTCACCATGGTGGTGGACACAAACGTAAATACCGTATCATTGACTTCAAACGTACTAAAGATGGAATACCGGGCCGCGTTGCTACGATTGAGTATGACCCGAACCGTACATCCAACATCGCTCTGATTCACTATGCTGATGGTGAGAAACGTTATATCATCGCTCCTAAAGGTTTGAAAGTTGGAGATCAAGTGTTCTCCGGACCTGAATCAGACATCAAAATCGGTAACGCACTGCCACTCGAAAACATTCCAGTAGGTACCGTTATCCACAACATCGAGTTGAAACCAGGTAAAGGCGGACAATTGGTTCGTGCTGCTGGTACAGAAGCTCAATTGCTTGGTAAAGAAGAAAAATACGTTTCCGTTCGTCTCTCTTCCGGAGAAGTTCGTCGTATTTTGAAAGTTTGCCGCGCGACAATCGGATCTGTTGGTAACCAAGACCACGAGCTCATCAAAATCGGTAAAGCCGGTCGTAGCCGTTGGTTGGGTAAACGTCCTGAGGTTCGTGGTGTAGTAATGAACCCTAACGATCACCCACACGGTGGTGGTGAAGGTCGTGCTCCAATCGGACGTAAATCGCCAATGTCACCATGGGGTAAACCTACTCTTGGTTACAAAACGCGTAAGAAAAATAAAGCTTCTGATAAATACATCATTCGCCGCCGCACGAAGTAA
- the rpsC gene encoding 30S ribosomal protein S3 — MGQKVNPVGLRVGIIRDWESKWYAGKDFGDLLMEDVRIREFLKNKLKDSALSRVEIERAANRVNVTIHTAKPGMVIGKGGSEVENLRNQITKIAGGKKVHINISEIKNQDLDAVLVAESIAQQLERRVSFRRALKQAIQRTMRSGAKGIKTQVGGRLGGAEIARSEGYSEGTVPLHTLRADIDYGTAEAHTTYGLIGVKVWIYRGEVLPTAKKQAAKEGGN; from the coding sequence GTGGGCCAAAAGGTAAATCCAGTCGGACTCCGTGTCGGAATTATCCGTGACTGGGAATCTAAGTGGTATGCAGGCAAAGACTTCGGTGATCTTTTGATGGAAGACGTGAGAATTCGTGAATTCCTGAAAAATAAATTGAAAGACTCCGCTTTATCTCGTGTAGAAATTGAGAGAGCGGCTAACCGCGTAAACGTAACGATTCACACTGCTAAACCAGGTATGGTTATTGGTAAGGGTGGTTCGGAAGTTGAAAATCTTCGTAACCAAATTACGAAAATTGCTGGCGGTAAAAAAGTACACATCAACATTTCTGAAATTAAGAACCAAGACTTGGACGCTGTTCTTGTAGCTGAAAGCATTGCACAACAATTGGAACGTCGTGTTTCTTTCCGTCGTGCTCTGAAACAAGCAATTCAAAGAACTATGCGCTCCGGTGCTAAAGGTATCAAAACTCAAGTAGGCGGACGTCTTGGCGGTGCTGAGATCGCACGTTCTGAAGGCTACAGCGAAGGAACTGTTCCACTGCACACACTGCGTGCTGACATTGACTATGGTACAGCAGAGGCTCATACTACTTACGGACTTATCGGCGTAAAAGTATGGATCTATCGTGGAGAGGTTCTTCCTACGGCTAAGAAACAAGCTGCTAAGGAAGGAGGCAACTAA
- the rplC gene encoding 50S ribosomal protein L3 — protein sequence MKAILGKKLGMTQVFTPEGNVVPVTVIEAGPCVVLQKKDIENDGYEAIQIGYSDKKEKNANKPEAGHAKKANTAPKRYVREVRGINIAEYEVGQELKADIFAEGEFVDVTGISKGKGFAGVIKRWGQSTGPMSHGSRYHRGPGSMGSIQANRVPKGKRLPGHMGHDTITIQRLEVVKVDAERNVLLVKGSIPGPKNSLIRVKETVKK from the coding sequence ATGAAAGCAATCTTAGGAAAAAAACTCGGAATGACTCAAGTATTTACTCCTGAAGGTAACGTCGTTCCAGTAACGGTTATCGAAGCAGGCCCTTGTGTTGTTTTGCAAAAGAAAGACATTGAGAACGATGGCTACGAAGCAATTCAAATCGGTTACTCCGATAAGAAAGAGAAAAATGCTAACAAGCCAGAAGCAGGTCACGCTAAAAAAGCGAACACTGCCCCTAAGCGCTACGTTCGTGAAGTTCGCGGTATCAACATCGCAGAATATGAAGTTGGCCAAGAACTGAAAGCTGACATTTTCGCTGAAGGCGAATTCGTTGACGTAACGGGTATTTCTAAAGGTAAAGGTTTTGCCGGCGTTATCAAACGTTGGGGACAAAGCACTGGACCTATGTCACACGGTTCGCGTTATCACCGTGGCCCTGGTTCAATGGGTTCGATCCAAGCTAACCGCGTTCCTAAAGGCAAACGCCTGCCAGGACACATGGGACATGATACTATTACAATCCAACGTCTTGAAGTAGTTAAAGTAGACGCTGAGCGTAACGTGTTGCTCGTGAAAGGTTCCATTCCTGGGCCGAAAAACAGTCTCATCAGAGTTAAAGAAACGGTGAAAAAATAA
- the rpsJ gene encoding 30S ribosomal protein S10, with the protein MAKQKIRIRLKAYDHRILDQSAEKIVETAKRSGAGVSGPIPLPTEKQIITILRAVHKYKDSREQFEQRTHKRLIDIVNPTPQTVDALMRLDLPSGVDIEIKL; encoded by the coding sequence ATGGCAAAGCAAAAAATTCGTATTCGTTTGAAAGCTTACGACCACAGAATTCTTGATCAATCCGCGGAGAAAATTGTTGAAACAGCAAAACGTTCGGGTGCTGGTGTATCCGGTCCGATTCCGCTTCCTACTGAAAAACAAATCATTACTATTCTTCGTGCGGTGCACAAGTACAAGGATTCTCGGGAACAATTCGAACAACGTACACATAAACGTTTGATCGACATCGTTAACCCGACTCCACAAACTGTGGATGCCTTGATGCGCTTGGATCTGCCGTCCGGTGTAGATATCGAAATTAAATTGTAA
- the rplW gene encoding 50S ribosomal protein L23, which yields MKDPRDIVKRPIITERTADMMNDLKYVFEVDIRANKTEIKKAVEAIFNVKVKNVNTLRVPAKPKRYGRYSGYTSEWKKAFVTLTKDSKTLEFFETV from the coding sequence ATGAAGGATCCTCGTGATATTGTAAAACGTCCGATTATTACGGAACGTACTGCTGACATGATGAACGACTTGAAATATGTATTTGAAGTCGATATCCGTGCAAACAAAACCGAGATCAAAAAGGCAGTAGAAGCTATTTTCAATGTAAAAGTGAAAAACGTGAACACGCTTCGTGTTCCAGCTAAGCCGAAACGGTACGGACGTTATTCCGGATATACTAGCGAATGGAAAAAAGCGTTTGTAACGCTGACAAAAGACAGCAAAACGCTTGAGTTCTTTGAAACTGTATAA
- the rplD gene encoding 50S ribosomal protein L4 translates to MPKVSVYNVDGSQVGEVELNDAVFGIEPNQHVLYDAVLMQRASLRQGTHKVKGRSEVRGGGRKPWKQKGTGRARQGSIRSPQWKGGGIVFGPTPRSYAYKLPKKVRRLAIKSALSSKVLDNDIIVLDALTLSTPKTKEFAAILSNLKVGRKALIVAPSYDDNVALSARNIPGVKFVAADGINVLDVLSHDKLIITKEAVQKVEEVLA, encoded by the coding sequence ATGCCAAAAGTATCAGTTTACAATGTAGATGGTAGCCAAGTAGGCGAAGTTGAATTGAACGATGCGGTTTTCGGAATTGAGCCGAACCAACACGTTCTGTACGATGCAGTTCTTATGCAACGCGCTTCCCTTCGTCAAGGTACCCACAAAGTAAAAGGACGTTCTGAAGTACGTGGCGGTGGACGTAAGCCTTGGAAACAAAAAGGTACAGGTCGCGCTCGTCAAGGTTCAATTCGTTCACCACAATGGAAAGGCGGCGGTATCGTATTTGGTCCAACACCACGGAGCTATGCGTATAAACTGCCTAAGAAAGTTCGCCGCTTGGCGATCAAATCAGCCCTTTCATCCAAAGTGCTTGACAATGACATTATCGTTTTGGACGCTCTCACGTTGAGCACGCCTAAAACTAAAGAATTCGCAGCCATCTTGAGTAACCTCAAAGTGGGACGTAAAGCTTTGATCGTAGCTCCTAGCTATGATGATAATGTAGCTCTTTCCGCACGGAATATTCCAGGCGTGAAATTCGTAGCTGCTGACGGCATTAATGTTCTTGACGTGCTTTCGCACGACAAATTGATCATTACGAAAGAAGCAGTTCAGAAGGTAGAGGAGGTGCTCGCGTAA
- the tuf gene encoding elongation factor Tu — translation MAKAKYERNKPHVNIGTIGHVDHGKTTLTAAITTVLSKTYGGAAIAFDQIDKAPEERERGITISTSHVEYETDTRHYAHVDCPGHADYVKNMITGAAQMDGAILVVSAADGPMPQTREHILLSRQVGVPYIVVFLNKCDMVEDEELLELVEMEVRDLLNEYEFPGDDTPITRGSAREALANPDGEWAQKIVEMFKEIDTYIPLPERQTDKPFLMPVEDVFSITGRGTVATGRVERGTVKVGEEIEIVGITEETKKSVVTGVEMFRKLLDSAQAGDNIGALLRGVDRTQIERGQVLAKPGSVKPHTEFTAQIYVLTKEEGGRHKPFFTGYRPQFYFRTTDVTGIINLPEGTEMVMPGDNITVTVSLISPIAIEEGTKFSIREGGRTVGAGSVASIQK, via the coding sequence ATGGCAAAGGCTAAATACGAACGTAATAAACCCCACGTTAACATCGGTACTATTGGTCACGTCGATCACGGTAAAACAACTCTGACTGCTGCAATCACAACTGTATTGTCCAAAACTTACGGTGGTGCTGCAATTGCATTCGACCAAATCGACAAAGCTCCAGAAGAGCGCGAACGCGGTATCACAATCTCCACATCACACGTTGAGTACGAAACTGACACTCGTCACTACGCTCACGTTGACTGCCCAGGTCACGCCGACTATGTTAAAAACATGATCACTGGCGCGGCTCAAATGGATGGAGCTATCTTGGTAGTATCCGCAGCAGACGGCCCAATGCCACAAACTCGTGAGCACATCTTGCTCTCCCGTCAAGTAGGCGTACCTTACATTGTTGTATTCTTGAACAAATGTGACATGGTTGAAGACGAAGAGTTGTTGGAATTGGTTGAGATGGAAGTTCGCGACCTTCTTAACGAATATGAGTTCCCAGGTGACGATACTCCAATCACACGTGGATCCGCTCGTGAAGCTCTGGCAAACCCAGATGGCGAATGGGCTCAAAAAATCGTTGAGATGTTCAAAGAGATCGACACTTACATCCCACTGCCTGAGCGTCAAACTGACAAGCCTTTCTTGATGCCTGTCGAGGACGTATTCTCCATCACTGGTCGTGGTACTGTTGCTACTGGCCGTGTAGAGCGTGGTACTGTTAAAGTCGGCGAAGAGATCGAAATCGTTGGTATCACTGAAGAAACTAAAAAATCCGTTGTAACAGGCGTTGAGATGTTCCGTAAATTGTTGGATTCCGCTCAAGCGGGTGACAACATCGGTGCATTGTTGCGTGGTGTTGACCGTACTCAAATCGAGCGTGGTCAAGTACTTGCAAAACCAGGTTCTGTTAAGCCACACACAGAATTCACGGCTCAAATCTACGTTCTGACTAAAGAAGAGGGCGGACGTCACAAACCATTCTTCACTGGTTACCGTCCACAGTTCTACTTCCGTACAACTGACGTAACAGGCATCATCAACTTGCCTGAAGGTACTGAAATGGTAATGCCTGGTGATAACATCACTGTTACTGTTTCCCTGATCTCCCCAATCGCGATTGAAGAAGGAACTAAATTCTCCATTCGTGAAGGCGGACGTACAGTAGGTGCCGGTTCCGTAGCATCTATCCAAAAATAA